The following are from one region of the uncultured Hyphomonas sp. genome:
- a CDS encoding beta-ketoacyl synthase N-terminal-like domain-containing protein has protein sequence MAKQTAAPVAIVGLGAVFPGRGDVTGFWRDLFEGRDLISDVPPSHWLVEDYYDEDPRTKDRTYGRRGGFIDPLAFDPLYFGIPPKAMEGTDTAQLLALIAAQMTLEDIERDSGGMIDKSRTSIILGVASATEMTAHMAGRLQRPTWVNAMRQAGLPESQVQDIARRIEDHYVDWQEATFPGLLGNVIAGRIANRFDLTGSNYVTDAACASSLSALQIALHELRSGDSDTVLTGGVDALNDILMYMCFSKTPALSVSGDCRPFSTRADGTMLGEGVGMLALRRLDDAERDGNQIYATIRGLGGASDGKGTAIYSPVPHGQARALTRAYEQAGYDPSTVDLVEAHGTGTKAGDKAEIEGLHMVFGEYSNEDLWCAVGSIKAQIGHTKAAAGSASLIKIAQALSRKVLPPTIKVEEPAEAIKNSPVFYLNTEARPWISPKKRPRRAAVSSFGFGGSNFHVTLEEYTGPNAVKPWRCMPAELFLFSAETPATLSTQIEYFQAEIPEDEFAFRASQTHDLFDATAPTRAAIVAQSPEELALKASSVVEALQRGEVSERPMKMGCHVSLYPPTDGKVAFMFSGQGSQYVGMGSDLAMVFPDARSAWDESAAHKRAGELKLHKLAFPPAAFDQVEHGDQTDRLKAMEHAQPAIAAVALSHLALLARAGVQGDMAAGHSFGEIMALHYGGSMNITGVLSAAVDRGALMAKAAQSSSGSMMAVQAGSEEIGHIIARFSPDLVLANDNGPSQVVLSGPTQTVNSALQACAEEGVKARLLPVATAFHSKIVASAVDPFEAALKKLRLRKPSLPVYANATAEAYTCTGTQMPEEVARQLASPVRFRELVERMYSDGARVFVEVGPGSVVTGLVDDVLGSRPHESFALDNKRVNGVTQFLSTLGALSVSGISVDFATLFEDLPAEPPRKSPPKHAVMISGGNYGKPYPPPEGAAGKAPPNPEQPMLATSNSIEPQPATIASSNHSNPVPPSPITSLQEPAMPDSSYSSFPSMPSYEPSSPTGETPAERVLMEVSRRHSDFLNMASSAHTAYLNTVSQVMGGAAATSAEPTKALPNPAPARHTTIPQATRPTEPVLADTPAAKAPKPVRPSAPVMEKPAQARQAPSAPAAPDIAPAPANPTAEKPAPVSPPAGMDATALVRSIIADKTGYPEDMLDPDMDLEGELGVDSIKQVEILSTIREQMPELPEIDPERLVELRTIAAIAEMVSGSSAAPQPSRTEQAEPVAAAAPKAEATSAPVDGKITPDVVRDLIADKTGYPSDMLEDDMDLEGELGVDSIKQVEILSALRDQHPDLPEVDPEVLVELRTIRAIADFFA, from the coding sequence ATGGCCAAACAGACCGCTGCGCCTGTCGCTATCGTCGGCCTTGGCGCCGTATTTCCCGGACGTGGCGACGTAACGGGTTTCTGGCGAGACTTATTCGAGGGCCGGGACCTGATCAGTGACGTGCCGCCCAGTCATTGGTTGGTAGAAGACTACTACGATGAAGATCCGAGAACCAAAGACCGTACCTATGGCCGGCGCGGCGGCTTCATCGATCCCCTCGCATTTGATCCACTCTATTTTGGCATTCCTCCCAAAGCCATGGAGGGTACCGACACGGCGCAGCTTCTGGCGCTGATCGCAGCTCAGATGACTCTGGAAGACATCGAGCGTGACTCCGGTGGAATGATCGACAAGTCCCGCACAAGCATTATTCTCGGCGTTGCATCCGCAACCGAAATGACAGCCCACATGGCGGGCCGCCTTCAACGCCCAACATGGGTGAATGCGATGCGCCAGGCCGGATTACCGGAGAGCCAGGTTCAGGATATCGCCCGCCGGATCGAAGATCACTACGTTGACTGGCAGGAAGCCACCTTCCCCGGTCTGCTCGGGAATGTGATTGCCGGACGAATTGCAAACCGTTTTGATTTGACCGGCAGCAATTACGTCACCGACGCGGCCTGTGCTTCCAGCCTTTCGGCCTTGCAAATTGCGCTCCATGAATTGCGTTCAGGTGACAGCGACACGGTCCTGACGGGTGGGGTCGACGCGCTGAATGATATCCTGATGTACATGTGCTTCTCCAAGACGCCGGCCTTGTCGGTGTCCGGAGATTGCCGTCCCTTCTCTACCCGCGCAGATGGCACCATGCTGGGGGAAGGAGTCGGAATGCTTGCCTTACGGCGGCTGGACGACGCCGAGCGGGACGGAAACCAGATCTACGCGACGATCAGAGGACTGGGGGGCGCATCTGATGGCAAGGGCACGGCGATCTACAGCCCGGTTCCTCATGGACAAGCCCGCGCCCTGACGCGCGCATATGAGCAAGCCGGCTACGATCCGTCTACGGTGGACCTTGTTGAGGCTCATGGCACTGGCACAAAGGCGGGTGACAAAGCTGAAATTGAAGGCCTCCATATGGTCTTTGGTGAATACTCGAACGAAGACCTCTGGTGCGCGGTCGGATCAATCAAAGCCCAAATCGGTCACACTAAAGCGGCCGCAGGCTCTGCCAGCCTGATTAAGATCGCTCAGGCCCTTAGCCGAAAAGTTTTACCCCCAACGATCAAAGTAGAAGAGCCGGCAGAAGCCATCAAGAATAGCCCGGTATTCTATCTCAACACTGAAGCTCGCCCCTGGATATCACCGAAAAAGCGTCCTCGCCGGGCCGCGGTAAGCTCCTTCGGCTTTGGAGGCAGCAATTTCCATGTCACGCTTGAGGAATATACGGGACCGAATGCTGTAAAACCCTGGCGATGTATGCCCGCAGAATTATTCCTTTTTTCTGCCGAAACGCCAGCAACGCTCTCGACCCAAATTGAATATTTTCAAGCGGAAATTCCGGAGGATGAGTTCGCGTTTCGCGCATCACAAACCCATGACTTGTTTGATGCCACCGCACCGACTCGCGCCGCCATCGTCGCCCAATCACCGGAGGAACTTGCTTTAAAAGCGTCTAGCGTCGTTGAAGCCTTGCAACGTGGTGAAGTATCCGAACGGCCCATGAAGATGGGTTGCCACGTTTCTCTTTATCCGCCCACGGATGGAAAAGTTGCTTTCATGTTTTCCGGGCAAGGGAGTCAATATGTTGGGATGGGGTCAGACCTCGCTATGGTCTTCCCGGATGCAAGATCGGCCTGGGATGAAAGCGCGGCTCACAAACGCGCGGGCGAGTTGAAGCTGCACAAACTTGCATTTCCACCTGCCGCATTTGATCAGGTCGAACATGGTGACCAGACCGACCGCCTGAAAGCTATGGAACATGCGCAGCCCGCGATCGCAGCCGTCGCATTATCGCACCTCGCTTTGCTAGCACGAGCCGGCGTGCAAGGTGACATGGCTGCCGGTCACAGTTTCGGAGAAATCATGGCCCTCCATTATGGGGGATCTATGAACATCACGGGGGTGTTGTCGGCGGCAGTTGATCGCGGTGCCCTGATGGCCAAAGCTGCCCAATCCAGCTCAGGCTCCATGATGGCCGTTCAGGCAGGATCGGAAGAGATCGGGCATATCATCGCCCGCTTCAGTCCGGATCTCGTGCTCGCGAATGATAATGGTCCAAGCCAGGTTGTGCTTTCGGGGCCAACTCAGACAGTGAACAGCGCCCTTCAAGCCTGCGCCGAGGAAGGGGTGAAGGCGCGGCTGCTGCCTGTGGCGACCGCCTTCCATTCAAAGATCGTTGCATCTGCAGTTGATCCGTTTGAAGCCGCCCTTAAAAAGCTACGCCTGCGCAAACCTTCACTGCCTGTATATGCAAATGCAACGGCCGAGGCCTACACGTGCACCGGCACACAAATGCCAGAGGAAGTAGCCCGTCAACTCGCCTCACCAGTGCGTTTCAGGGAGCTCGTCGAACGCATGTATTCGGACGGTGCTCGAGTTTTCGTGGAAGTTGGCCCTGGCTCTGTCGTGACAGGCCTGGTCGATGATGTGCTCGGCTCAAGACCACATGAGTCATTTGCGCTCGACAACAAGCGCGTAAACGGAGTGACTCAATTCCTGTCTACGCTTGGAGCGCTCTCTGTCTCCGGCATATCTGTAGATTTCGCGACTCTGTTCGAAGACCTGCCAGCTGAACCACCAAGGAAAAGCCCTCCGAAGCATGCCGTCATGATTTCGGGGGGCAATTATGGCAAGCCTTATCCGCCACCGGAGGGCGCCGCAGGCAAAGCCCCCCCCAACCCGGAACAACCCATGCTGGCCACGAGCAATTCCATCGAGCCTCAACCTGCTACCATAGCCAGCTCCAACCATTCCAATCCTGTCCCTCCCTCTCCCATTACCAGTCTTCAGGAACCAGCCATGCCGGATTCATCCTATTCCTCGTTCCCTTCCATGCCGTCATATGAGCCTTCCAGCCCCACTGGAGAGACTCCGGCTGAGCGCGTCCTGATGGAAGTTTCCCGTCGGCACTCCGATTTCCTGAATATGGCGTCCTCAGCACATACGGCTTACTTGAATACGGTGTCGCAGGTCATGGGCGGCGCAGCTGCGACCTCAGCAGAACCTACCAAGGCTTTGCCGAATCCAGCGCCGGCTCGGCACACCACCATTCCACAGGCGACGCGTCCTACTGAACCCGTTCTGGCAGACACCCCTGCTGCGAAGGCACCAAAACCTGTGCGCCCATCAGCGCCTGTCATGGAAAAGCCTGCACAGGCCCGGCAAGCTCCTTCCGCTCCCGCGGCACCGGACATTGCACCGGCACCTGCAAATCCAACTGCAGAAAAACCCGCTCCTGTCAGCCCCCCAGCAGGTATGGATGCGACCGCGCTTGTCCGCAGTATTATTGCAGACAAGACCGGCTATCCGGAAGACATGCTGGACCCGGATATGGACCTGGAAGGTGAACTTGGGGTCGACTCGATCAAGCAGGTCGAAATCCTGTCGACCATTCGAGAGCAAATGCCGGAGTTGCCGGAGATTGATCCCGAACGTCTTGTAGAACTGCGCACGATCGCGGCGATTGCGGAAATGGTTTCAGGATCCAGCGCCGCGCCTCAGCCTTCCCGGACGGAACAGGCCGAACCTGTTGCGGCCGCCGCCCCAAAGGCAGAGGCCACCTCGGCACCGGTTGATGGTAAAATTACTCCAGATGTCGTTCGTGATCTGATTGCTGATAAGACTGGCTACCCGAGCGACATGTTAGAAGATGATATGGATCTCGAAGGCGAGCTCGGGGTCGACTCGATTAAACAAGTTGAAATTCTGTCCGCACTCCGTGACCAACACCCCGACCTGCCGGAAGTAGACCCTGAAGTCCTGGTCGAACTCCGCACAATCAGGGCAATTGCTGATTTTTTTGCCTGA